Proteins found in one Rhodothermales bacterium genomic segment:
- a CDS encoding VOC family protein, whose amino-acid sequence MTPIRGIGGIFLYARDPQALAAWYQRHLGIEIVTYAEGANYAHEFAWDETPEGGTRDFRRNTTWAILQASDEQANAVPRTVVNYHVNDLPGLLDRLRAQGVEITKTEDYDYGRFAYVTDPEGHRIELYEAAAGPG is encoded by the coding sequence ATGACTCCCATCCGCGGCATCGGCGGCATCTTCCTCTACGCCCGCGATCCCCAGGCCCTCGCCGCCTGGTACCAGCGCCACCTCGGCATCGAGATCGTCACGTATGCCGAGGGCGCCAACTACGCCCACGAGTTCGCGTGGGACGAGACGCCGGAGGGCGGCACGCGCGACTTCCGGCGCAACACGACGTGGGCGATCCTGCAGGCATCGGACGAGCAGGCGAACGCCGTCCCGCGCACGGTCGTGAACTACCACGTCAACGACCTACCGGGCCTGCTCGACCGGCTGCGCGCGCAGGGCGTCGAAATCACGAAGACCGAAGACTATGACTACGGCCGGTTCGCGTATGTCACCGACCCTGAGGGGCATCGGATCGAGCTGTACGAGGCCGCGGCGGGGCCGGGCTGA
- a CDS encoding zinc-dependent alcohol dehydrogenase, which produces MKALTWHGQGDVRIDNVPDPKIEDPGDVVIKVTSTAICGSDLHLFDGFVPMMKEGDIIGHEPMGIVEEVGKGVTKLKKGDRVVVPFTISCGHCWFCDQTMYSLCDNSNPKPENARKAMGHSPAGVYGYSHLLGGIPGGQAEYLRVPYADVGPIKVPEGMTDEQVLFLSDIFPTGYMAAENAQIEDGDTVAIWGCGPVAQFAIQSAWMFGAGRVIAIDREPERLRMAREHGNAETVNFEEVDDIVQHLIDMTDGRGPDRCIDAVGAEAHAANDAKALVDNVKQATHLQSDHPYVLQQAIMACRKGGTLSVPGVYAQTVTIPFGAAMNKGLTFKMGQTHVQRYLDPLMQKIQSGEIDPSFVITHTAPLDDAPKMYETFRDKEDNCIKVVLKP; this is translated from the coding sequence ATGAAAGCCCTCACCTGGCACGGCCAAGGCGACGTGCGCATCGACAACGTCCCCGACCCGAAGATCGAAGACCCCGGCGACGTCGTCATCAAAGTCACTTCCACCGCGATCTGCGGCTCCGACCTCCACCTCTTCGACGGGTTCGTCCCGATGATGAAAGAGGGCGACATCATCGGCCACGAGCCGATGGGCATCGTCGAGGAGGTCGGCAAGGGCGTGACGAAGCTGAAGAAAGGCGACCGCGTCGTCGTCCCGTTCACGATCTCGTGCGGGCACTGCTGGTTCTGCGACCAGACGATGTACTCGCTCTGCGACAACTCGAACCCGAAGCCCGAGAACGCGCGCAAGGCGATGGGCCACTCCCCCGCCGGCGTCTACGGCTACTCCCACCTCCTCGGCGGCATCCCCGGCGGGCAGGCCGAGTACCTCCGCGTGCCCTACGCCGACGTCGGCCCGATCAAGGTCCCCGAGGGGATGACCGACGAGCAGGTCCTCTTCCTCTCCGACATCTTCCCGACGGGCTACATGGCCGCCGAGAACGCGCAGATCGAGGACGGCGACACCGTCGCGATCTGGGGCTGCGGCCCCGTGGCGCAGTTCGCCATCCAGAGCGCGTGGATGTTCGGCGCCGGCCGCGTCATCGCGATCGACCGCGAGCCCGAGCGGCTCCGCATGGCGCGGGAGCACGGCAACGCCGAGACCGTCAATTTCGAGGAGGTCGACGACATCGTGCAGCACCTCATCGACATGACCGACGGGCGCGGCCCGGACCGCTGCATCGACGCCGTCGGCGCCGAGGCGCACGCGGCGAACGACGCCAAAGCGCTCGTGGACAACGTCAAGCAGGCGACGCACCTTCAGAGCGATCACCCCTACGTGCTCCAGCAGGCGATCATGGCCTGCCGCAAGGGCGGCACGCTCTCCGTCCCCGGCGTCTACGCGCAGACCGTCACGATCCCGTTCGGCGCGGCGATGAACAAGGGACTCACGTTCAAGATGGGGCAGACCCACGTCCAGCGCTACCTCGATCCACTCATGCAGAAGATCCAGAGCGGCGAGATCGACCCCTCGTTCGTCATCACCCACACGGCCCCGCTCGACGACGCGCCGAAGATGTACGAGACGTTCCGCGACAAAGAGGACAACTGCATCAAGGTCGTCCTCAAACCCTGA
- a CDS encoding YigZ family protein translates to MIPPDPDTFRTIGRPALAEPPKTKGSRFIGEAFPAATEAEAEAHLDAVRKREHAATHWCWAWRLGREGDTFRSGDDGEPSGSAGAPILRQIDARELTNTVVVVTRYYGGTKLGVGGLVRAYGEAASAVLDAARIVERVIRVAVRLRFAYDDTSPAMHTVSRFDAEIAEQHYTDDTELVVRVRRSEAEALQTAFVDALGGRGTVTLDGS, encoded by the coding sequence ATGATCCCGCCCGATCCCGATACCTTCCGCACGATCGGCCGCCCCGCGCTCGCCGAGCCGCCAAAAACGAAGGGCTCGCGCTTCATCGGCGAGGCCTTCCCGGCCGCGACCGAAGCCGAGGCCGAAGCCCACCTCGACGCCGTCCGCAAGCGCGAGCACGCGGCGACGCACTGGTGCTGGGCGTGGCGGCTCGGGCGCGAGGGCGACACCTTCCGCTCGGGTGACGACGGCGAGCCGAGCGGGAGCGCCGGCGCCCCGATCCTCCGGCAGATCGACGCGCGCGAGCTGACGAATACGGTCGTCGTGGTGACGCGGTACTACGGCGGGACGAAGCTCGGCGTCGGCGGGCTCGTCCGCGCCTACGGCGAGGCGGCCTCCGCCGTGCTCGACGCGGCGCGCATCGTCGAGCGCGTGATCCGCGTGGCCGTCCGCCTTCGCTTCGCCTACGACGACACCTCGCCCGCGATGCACACCGTCAGCCGGTTCGACGCCGAGATCGCCGAGCAGCATTACACCGACGACACGGAACTCGTCGTCCGTGTCCGCCGCTCCGAGGCCGAGGCGCTGCAGACCGCGTTCGTCGACGCGCTCGGCGGGCGCGGGACGGTGACGCTCGACGGCTCATGA
- a CDS encoding lysoplasmalogenase yields MPLVLSLLVLASTVLLLRAEARGHRQKVYVFKPLATTLILVLALATPSPVSSVYQTFVVLGLLFSLAGDVFLMLPSDRFIAGLASFLVAHLLYIAAFHPAAGSAMSAWALLPFLLYGAVLLRVLWPHLGRLGGPVLLYAAALLVMGWQAAEQHLALHTAETLAALTGAALFVVSDSLLAFNRFVRPFRMAQPAVLSTYFAAQWLIALSVGFASI; encoded by the coding sequence ATGCCGCTCGTGCTCAGCCTCCTCGTGCTCGCCTCCACCGTGCTGCTGCTCCGCGCGGAGGCGCGCGGCCACCGCCAAAAGGTGTACGTCTTCAAGCCACTCGCCACGACGCTGATTCTGGTGCTGGCGCTCGCCACGCCGTCGCCCGTCTCCTCGGTCTATCAAACCTTCGTGGTGCTCGGGCTGCTCTTTTCGCTGGCGGGCGACGTTTTCCTCATGCTGCCGTCGGACCGGTTCATCGCCGGGCTCGCCAGCTTCCTCGTCGCCCACCTGTTGTACATCGCGGCTTTCCACCCCGCGGCGGGCTCCGCGATGTCGGCGTGGGCGCTCCTCCCTTTCCTCCTCTACGGCGCCGTGCTGCTCCGCGTGCTGTGGCCGCACCTCGGACGGCTCGGCGGGCCGGTCCTCCTCTACGCCGCCGCGCTCCTCGTCATGGGCTGGCAGGCCGCCGAGCAGCACCTCGCGCTGCACACGGCGGAGACGCTCGCCGCCCTCACCGGTGCTGCCCTCTTCGTCGTCTCCGACTCCCTCCTCGCGTTTAACCGGTTCGTCCGGCCGTTTCGCATGGCACAGCCCGCCGTGCTCAGCACGTACTTCGCCGCGCAGTGGCTCATCGCGCTTTCGGTAGGCTTCGCCAGCATCTGA
- a CDS encoding alpha/beta hydrolase, producing MDEKPEDTTPGSPIPPRRSPTAADARGVSQLTVDAVTGVTDIVEEVHHTIARLASPFGAPRSNRARGISGFVYRNVRRVTRATGFGFDTALVPFAPLLDRYDVPRRDDALAILNGVVGDHLAATDNPLAIPMHLRRDGHPLALDRPMHAAAAPHGRLLVLAHGLCMDDRGWMRQGHDHGVALARDLDYVPLYLKYNSGRSIAANGRAFADVLERLVGAWPVPVTDLVVVGHSMGGLVARSASHVAGQAEHTWLRSLRALAFLGTPHHGAPLERAGNGVDLFLGASPFTAPFARLGLIRSAGVKDLRYGTILDDREGAARAPGAHVPLPDVPCFAVAATKQREPDGKAWTAVGDGLVPVRSALGEHPDPALALAIPNARQRVFHGLGHFDLLSSRDVYAALHGWLAED from the coding sequence CGATCCCGCCGCGCCGCAGCCCGACGGCGGCTGACGCGCGCGGCGTCAGTCAGTTGACGGTCGATGCGGTGACGGGCGTGACGGACATCGTGGAGGAGGTGCACCACACCATCGCCCGCCTCGCGTCGCCCTTCGGCGCCCCACGTTCGAATCGGGCGCGGGGGATTTCGGGGTTCGTCTACCGCAACGTCCGCCGCGTCACGCGCGCGACCGGCTTCGGGTTCGATACGGCGCTCGTCCCCTTCGCCCCGCTGTTGGACCGCTACGACGTGCCACGCCGCGACGATGCCCTCGCGATCCTGAACGGCGTCGTCGGCGACCACCTCGCGGCGACGGACAACCCGCTGGCGATCCCGATGCACCTCCGCCGCGACGGGCACCCGCTCGCACTCGACCGGCCGATGCACGCCGCTGCTGCCCCACATGGCCGGCTGCTCGTCCTCGCCCACGGTCTCTGCATGGACGATCGGGGGTGGATGCGTCAAGGGCACGACCACGGGGTTGCGCTCGCCCGCGACTTGGACTACGTCCCGCTCTACCTCAAGTACAACAGCGGCCGATCCATCGCAGCCAACGGCCGCGCGTTCGCCGACGTGCTCGAGCGATTGGTCGGAGCGTGGCCCGTTCCCGTCACCGACCTCGTCGTCGTCGGGCACAGCATGGGCGGGCTCGTCGCCCGCAGCGCGAGCCACGTCGCCGGACAGGCGGAGCACACGTGGCTGCGCTCGCTGCGGGCGCTCGCGTTTCTCGGCACGCCGCACCACGGGGCGCCGCTGGAGCGCGCGGGCAACGGCGTCGACCTCTTCCTCGGGGCTAGCCCGTTCACGGCGCCGTTCGCCCGGCTCGGGCTGATCCGCAGCGCCGGCGTGAAAGACCTCCGCTACGGGACGATTCTCGACGACCGCGAGGGCGCGGCGCGCGCGCCGGGCGCGCACGTCCCCCTTCCCGACGTGCCGTGCTTCGCGGTCGCGGCGACGAAGCAGCGCGAGCCCGACGGCAAGGCGTGGACGGCCGTGGGCGACGGGCTCGTGCCCGTCCGCAGCGCGCTCGGTGAGCATCCCGACCCGGCGCTCGCGCTCGCGATCCCCAACGCGCGGCAGCGCGTGTTCCACGGGCTCGGCCACTTCGACCTCCTCAGCAGCCGCGACGTCTACGCTGCGCTCCACGGCTGGCTCGCCGAGGACTGA